The region GGTGGCCCAGAGCGGCTGGTTTGCGGCGCGGCCCTCGGGCACCGAGAACATCTACAAGCTCTACGCCGAGAGCCTGCGGGGGCCGGAGCACCTGGCGGCCATCGTCGAACAGGCGCAGGAAATCGTCAGCCGTTCCCTCGCCGGTAAGTGAGCGGGCTGCCGGGGTCCCGCTCCGGCACAATCTTATCCACCGCCAAGCGCCGGCAGACAATTCAGGGGAGGGTCGCTCAGGCTGCCTTCCCCTGGCCGCAGGAGGAGCGAACCGGGAGGCATTGCGCGTCACCGGCAAACAACCGGATATATCAGCTTTGGGCTGCGCCGGCCTCCTGCGTCACGGTTCCCTGGTATTCCCGTTGACCGTTCGCGGCCGCCCCCCGTTTGATGGACCTGAACCCGGTGTACCGCACGATTCGCGCATCACCAGCCGGCAATCCAGCAGGATGTCGCGCGGAGGCAGGTCGGGCACCGTGATCCGTTCCAGCATCGCCGCCGCCGCAGCGATCCCAAGGTCGCGGCACGGCTGATGAACGGTTGTGAGGGGAACGGGCAACAAGCTCGCGTACTGGACGTCATCGATCCCCACGATGCGTACGTCCCGGGGTATCCGGTAATCCAGCTCCAGGAGGCTGCGCATCACGTGGCCGGCGGTCCGGTCATTCGCGCAGACGAGGGCCTCCGGTTTAAACCGTTGCATCAGTTGGGCAATCTCGCGTACGTCGTTGCTGCGGAGTTGTTGGACCAGATCCGGTTCGAACGCCACGCCGGCGCGGAGCAGCGCTTCCTGGTATCCCGCCACCCGCGCTTCAATGGTCGGTGCAGAGTTCGCATAGGCCAGAAAGACAATGCGGCGACAGCCAAGTTGGACCAGGTGTTCGGTGCCCAGATACCCGGCCCGCCGATGATCGATCGAAACCAGGTCGTGCGGACTGCGTCTGGGGTAAGGCAGCAGACCACGATCCAGCAGAATGATCGGGATACGGGCTGCTTCAAGCACGGCGACGACCGCCTGATTGACCTGGTCGTTCTGCGGCGTCCACTCGAGTGGGGAGAAAAACACACCCGCCACCTTCTGGGCAAGGTATTGGCGGCAAAGGGCCAGGCTTTGCGCCTCTTTCGCTTCTGCCGCCGGGGCCGGCGTCATGTTGCCCCACAATAAGGCATGTTTCTGGCCTTGAAGCACTTCCGCAATGCTCTGGCAGATCGGCCCGAAAATCTCGGTTTCGCCCAGGTTCGGAATCAACAGCCCGAACAGCAGCCCGGTTCGTCCCGGAACGCCCGCCGTAACGTAAGTGCCGGAGCCGGCCCGGCGCTGCACCAACCCCCGCTGCTGCAGTTCGCGCAGCGCACGGACCACAGTGATCCTGGAGGTGCCGAATTCTTCCAGAAGTGCCGCTTCACTCGGGAGCTTTTGACCGGGTGAGTACCGGCCGGAGAGGATGCCCTCTTCAAGCTCAGCAAATACCTGCTGGTATTTCGGTTGACGCTTATGCATGCCGACAAATGATATATCAGGCTGTCGCAGGATTCAATCCGCAAACCGGCGTGCGAACTTTCACCCCATGAACACGCGGACCGGCATAGCCGAATCTCTCTACCCGGAACGCACGCAGGGCCGAAACCTTTAAGATCTTTTTATTTGACATACATCTTAGTATATCTAATTTAGGGAAAGTAAGCATACAGATAGTATGCTATATACTCAAAACCGGATATGATAATGACCGCCGCATTGAACCCGCTGCGCGTGTCGAGCCAGACGGCTGCGCCCGACACCGCTCTCGAATGGCATTCCCATCCGCACGACGAATTTTGGCTGGTTCTGGATGGCACGCCCCTCGTCGGCCATTCGGGCAGCAAAGCTTGTCCGGCGCCCGGTACGCTCTTCCTGTTCACTGAAGGGGAAGCGCACGGCTTCTGGAACCTGGGTAACGTCCCGGTTCGCCTTTGGGCGTTGGAGTTTCGCACCAGTTCCAGCATCAGAAACGAATTTGGTACGCTGTTTGAACGCCCGCCCCACGCCCGGGTTCTCGGCCTTTCCGCCCTCCAGCGCCAGCGGTTCTGTAATACCTGCCAGAAGATCGCGTTTGAGAGAGTCGCGGCCGGTTTCCTCAACGCAACCGCCGCATCGGTGTTGCTGGCCCTTCAGCTGATCGAGGTGTCACGCTGGCTCTGCATGCACCCGCCAACCAATGACGTTAACGGGATGGAAAAACTGGATCCGCAGTGTTTCGAGCTGTGGCAGAAAATTCACCGGCACGCCTTCCAGCCAGCCTCACCGGGACCGATGCTGCTCAGCCTGGATCCCGCCCACGATTCACTCCGGCATCGATTTCGTAGATTGTTCGGCATTTCCCCGCAAGGCATGCTGGTTCGCCTGCGGATGGACCGGGCCAAGGAATTGTTGCTTACCGGGGAGCATTCGATCAAAGAGATCGCCCACGAACTCGGTTACCTGCGCCAGCACGACTTTACCCGGGCGTTTCACAAGTGCACCGGCATGAGCCCCACCCACTGGCGGGCCCGCACCCATGAGCTTGATTTCTGAAATGCCGGGGTCACGGCCCTTTCCGGACGCGCTGGACACCCGCCTTGTCTAAGGCAGGGGGGGCCTCTCATGAGCCGGCGCCTCGAGCGTTGAAGCCGTGCACCGGCTGACGACCGCAAACCACGGGGAGCCGGTGCTTCGTAACCGCCTTGCCTCGCGAACTAAAGGAGACGATAAACGGTCGCGGCAACCCATTGTGCATGGTAACATCTGCGAGAAGCACTTTTTTCGACCGGACCTCAAGGATCGCGGCACGGGCGTGTTAAGGAGGCAGCGGACGTGACGGCAGAAGGCGCAGACATGAAGCCGCAAGCGGCCGACCCGAAATGGGCCATCGCCACCCTATCCGTCCTGTCCAGCGGGGTGCTGGCCTTATTGAAATTCCTGGTCGGACTTTTTACCGGAAGCCTTGGCCTTCTGGCTGAGGCGGCCCACTCGCTTTTGGACGTTGTCTCGAGCCTGATCACTTTGTTGGTTGTGCGGGTTGCCGCGGTGCCGCCCGACCAAAACCACCCTTACGGTCATGAGCGGGCCGAGAACCTGGGGGCGCTGGCGGGCATGATCATGCTGGCGGCGACGGCTTTTCTGATCATTTACCATGCAATCCGAAAAATCGCGGTACATCCCGATCCCCCCAGAATTACCTTTTGGTCCTTTGCAGTTCTGCTGGCGTCGATGGTCGTCGACTTTTTGAGGGCGCGCTCGTTGCGCAAGGCTGCCCGGGAGCATGGCAGCAGCGCCCTGGCCTCCGATGCCGAGCACTTTGCCAATGATATGGCCGGTGCCGCGGCCGTTCTGCTGGGGCTCGCCGTGGTGGCGCTGGCCAGGGCCGTGCCGGTACCAGGTTGGCTGGTGGGCCGGGCCGATGCGATTGCCGGGTTAGTTGTGGCGGCAATCGCGCTGCACTCGGTCTGGCGGCTCGGATCCGAGGCCGTG is a window of Verrucomicrobiota bacterium DNA encoding:
- a CDS encoding AraC family transcriptional regulator, whose protein sequence is MTAALNPLRVSSQTAAPDTALEWHSHPHDEFWLVLDGTPLVGHSGSKACPAPGTLFLFTEGEAHGFWNLGNVPVRLWALEFRTSSSIRNEFGTLFERPPHARVLGLSALQRQRFCNTCQKIAFERVAAGFLNATAASVLLALQLIEVSRWLCMHPPTNDVNGMEKLDPQCFELWQKIHRHAFQPASPGPMLLSLDPAHDSLRHRFRRLFGISPQGMLVRLRMDRAKELLLTGEHSIKEIAHELGYLRQHDFTRAFHKCTGMSPTHWRARTHELDF
- a CDS encoding GntR family transcriptional regulator, with product MHKRQPKYQQVFAELEEGILSGRYSPGQKLPSEAALLEEFGTSRITVVRALRELQQRGLVQRRAGSGTYVTAGVPGRTGLLFGLLIPNLGETEIFGPICQSIAEVLQGQKHALLWGNMTPAPAAEAKEAQSLALCRQYLAQKVAGVFFSPLEWTPQNDQVNQAVVAVLEAARIPIILLDRGLLPYPRRSPHDLVSIDHRRAGYLGTEHLVQLGCRRIVFLAYANSAPTIEARVAGYQEALLRAGVAFEPDLVQQLRSNDVREIAQLMQRFKPEALVCANDRTAGHVMRSLLELDYRIPRDVRIVGIDDVQYASLLPVPLTTVHQPCRDLGIAAAAAMLERITVPDLPPRDILLDCRLVMRESCGTPGSGPSNGGRPRTVNGNTREP